Proteins found in one Pyrus communis chromosome 15, drPyrComm1.1, whole genome shotgun sequence genomic segment:
- the LOC137718734 gene encoding protein SMALL AUXIN UP-REGULATED RNA 51-like, which produces MNTTMDSKKSNKIRDIVRLRQILKKWRKIANSSNAISGTTAATTATSSSKSIKFLKRTLSLSEKTTTSFDASNNAAVPKGYLAVCVGEELKRFVIPTDYLGRPAFHILLREAEEEFGFQQTGVLRIPCEVSVFEGILKMVEEDKDMFFNNMGGCSSSEDQLNFSHHPESPMCR; this is translated from the coding sequence ATGAACACCACCATGGATTCAAAGAAATCTAACAAGATCAGAGACATTGTCAGGCTCCGACAGATTCTCAAGAAGTGGAGAAAGATTGCTAACTCATCAAATGCAATCTCCGGCACCACCGCCGCCACCACTGCAACTAGCAGCAGCAAGAGCATCAAGTTTTTGAAGAGGACACTTTCTCTGTCTGAAAAAACAACGACTTCATTTGACGCATCAAACAATGCTGCTGTCCCCAAAGGCTACCTTGCTGTCTGTGTTGGGGAAGAGCTCAAGAGGTTTGTCATCCCAACTGACTACTTGGGTCGGCCGGCTTTCCACATTCTGTTGAGGGAGGCGGAGGAGGAGTTCGGGTTTCAGCAGACCGGCGTTCTGAGGATTCCATGTGAGGTTTCTGTGTTTGAAGGTATTCTGAAGATGGTGGAGGAAGACAAGGACATGTTCTTCAATAATATGGGAGGCTGCTCATCATCTGAAGACCAGCTCAACTTTTCTCACCACCCAGAAAGCCCAATGTGCAGATAG